A single genomic interval of Streptomyces sp. 1222.5 harbors:
- a CDS encoding DNA-3-methyladenine glycosylase I, whose product MSAGDAVAGPDGALRCPWALSTDDYVSYHDEEWGRPVHGDDALFERLSLEAFQSGLSWITILRRRPGFRAAFAGFRIEKVAAFTDTDRERLLADPGIIRNRAKVDATLANARVLADWAEGELDALIWSHAPEPAGRPAPKTLADVPAVTPESTALSKALKKRGLRFVGPTTAYALMQACGLVNDHLETCVARVSGPSGG is encoded by the coding sequence ATGAGCGCCGGGGACGCCGTGGCCGGGCCGGACGGAGCCCTGCGCTGCCCGTGGGCCCTGTCCACCGACGACTACGTGTCGTACCACGACGAGGAGTGGGGCCGCCCGGTCCACGGCGACGACGCGCTCTTCGAACGGCTCAGCCTGGAGGCCTTCCAGTCGGGCCTGTCCTGGATCACGATCCTGCGCCGCCGCCCGGGCTTCCGCGCGGCCTTCGCCGGCTTCCGCATCGAGAAGGTCGCCGCGTTCACCGACACCGACCGCGAGCGCCTGCTGGCCGACCCGGGCATCATCCGCAACCGCGCGAAGGTCGACGCGACGCTGGCCAACGCGCGCGTGCTCGCCGACTGGGCGGAGGGCGAGCTGGACGCGCTGATCTGGTCCCACGCCCCGGAGCCGGCCGGCCGCCCCGCCCCGAAGACCCTCGCCGACGTCCCCGCGGTCACCCCGGAGTCGACGGCCCTGTCGAAGGCCCTGAAGAAGCGGGGCCTGAGATTCGTCGGCCCGACGACGGCGTACGCGCTCATGCAGGCCTGCGGACTGGTGAACGACCACCTGGAGACATGCGTGGCGCGGGTGTCCGGCCCGTCCGGTGGCTGA
- a CDS encoding anti-sigma factor, with protein MSGSRPKPVEEAHLAEQHLGDRLSALVDGELGHETRERVLAHLATCARCRAEADAQRRLKNVFAEAAPPPLSESFLARLQGLPGGGDLDGGGTPPPGGGLLGGAPGTGTPGVFGVSRGERFAFGYVPARPGHAATVPEERGFRIHPVGRPDDGRSASRGMRFAVAAAGAVSLAAVALGGVTNALPGDLTGEARGSGTGSNVVPARSAGTGTGTGSGAGAATPDTQRRRAVGPLLAPAPGSGQLGRTPAAPTAMSAPLVPGVASPAAGQDQGDLVRGLTTPVMAGAAAVSPLIRPLDKTVALPLTDWSTIPGATGSDLLSAPVPDNASVPSVSPATPQRTP; from the coding sequence GTGAGTGGATCTCGACCGAAACCTGTCGAGGAGGCACACCTCGCAGAGCAGCACCTGGGAGACCGGCTCTCCGCCCTGGTGGACGGAGAGCTCGGTCACGAGACGCGTGAGCGCGTCCTCGCGCACCTGGCCACCTGCGCCCGTTGCAGGGCGGAGGCGGACGCACAGCGCCGACTGAAGAACGTGTTCGCGGAGGCGGCCCCGCCTCCGCTCTCGGAGAGCTTCCTGGCACGGCTCCAGGGCCTTCCCGGAGGAGGTGACCTCGACGGCGGCGGCACGCCGCCGCCCGGGGGAGGACTTCTCGGCGGGGCCCCGGGCACCGGGACCCCGGGAGTCTTCGGAGTGAGCCGTGGCGAGCGCTTCGCGTTCGGGTACGTCCCGGCCCGCCCCGGCCACGCCGCCACCGTCCCGGAGGAGCGAGGCTTCCGCATACATCCCGTCGGCCGCCCGGACGACGGCCGCTCCGCCTCGCGCGGGATGCGGTTCGCGGTCGCCGCCGCCGGTGCGGTCTCGCTGGCCGCGGTCGCCCTCGGCGGCGTGACCAACGCCCTTCCCGGCGACCTGACCGGAGAGGCCCGCGGCTCCGGCACCGGCAGCAACGTCGTGCCCGCGCGCTCGGCGGGCACGGGTACGGGGACAGGCAGTGGTGCCGGGGCGGCCACGCCCGACACCCAGCGCCGTCGTGCGGTCGGACCGCTGCTCGCGCCGGCCCCGGGCAGCGGGCAGCTCGGCCGGACGCCGGCGGCGCCGACCGCCATGTCCGCCCCCCTGGTGCCCGGAGTGGCCTCCCCGGCCGCGGGGCAGGACCAGGGCGATCTGGTGCGCGGCCTGACCACGCCGGTGATGGCCGGTGCGGCAGCCGTGTCCCCGCTCATACGCCCGCTGGACAAGACGGTGGCCCTCCCGCTCACCGACTGGTCCACGATTCCCGGCGCCACCGGCTCCGATCTCCTGTCCGCCCCCGTCCCCGACAACGCCTCCGTCCCCTCGGTGTCTCCCGCCACACCTCAGCGAACCCCCTGA
- a CDS encoding DUF3117 domain-containing protein — translation MAAMKPRTGDGPLEVTKEGRGIVMRVPLEGGGRLVVELTPDEAEALGDALKKVVV, via the coding sequence ATGGCGGCCATGAAGCCGCGGACGGGTGATGGCCCGCTCGAGGTGACCAAGGAGGGGCGGGGCATCGTCATGCGCGTTCCGCTCGAAGGCGGCGGTCGACTCGTCGTCGAGCTGACCCCTGACGAGGCCGAGGCGCTCGGCGACGCCCTCAAGAAGGTCGTCGTCTGA
- a CDS encoding DivIVA domain-containing protein, which yields MVMFLFLVVALAVVVAAVTLAVLGGGESGPLPEAAPERLRDPLPADRPVGRADVESLRFPVAPRGYRMSDVDDALGRLAAELAERDARIADLESALAGARAAVAHTRLDKPGPEDRR from the coding sequence ATGGTGATGTTCTTGTTCCTGGTCGTCGCGCTGGCCGTCGTGGTCGCCGCGGTGACACTCGCGGTGCTGGGCGGCGGGGAGAGCGGCCCGCTGCCCGAGGCGGCCCCGGAGCGGCTGCGCGACCCGCTGCCGGCGGACCGCCCGGTGGGGCGCGCGGACGTGGAGAGCCTGCGCTTCCCGGTGGCCCCGCGCGGCTACCGAATGTCCGACGTCGACGACGCGCTGGGCCGTCTCGCCGCCGAGCTCGCCGAGCGGGACGCCCGGATCGCCGACCTGGAGTCCGCGCTGGCCGGGGCGCGGGCCGCCGTCGCGCACACCCGCCTGGACAAGCCGGGACCGGAGGACCGGCGATGA
- the sigE gene encoding RNA polymerase sigma factor SigE, whose protein sequence is MLRRFLGSAGRPKSVTDTAADSRAAAAGDAQTATFSTDADGQAWTPPTWDEIVSTHSARVYRLAYRLTGNQHDAEDLTQEVFVRVFRSLSTYSPGTFEGWLHRITTNLFLDMVRRKQRIRFDALGDDAAERLPSREPTPQQLFNDAHFDADVQQALDTLAPEFRAAVVLCDIEGLSYEEIAATLGVKLGTVRSRIHRGRSQLRKALAHRSPEARAAERRSFMARVPALGGGGATA, encoded by the coding sequence GTGCTACGGCGCTTCCTCGGATCGGCGGGCAGGCCGAAATCCGTGACCGACACCGCTGCTGACAGCCGCGCCGCCGCCGCAGGCGACGCCCAGACCGCGACCTTCTCCACCGACGCGGACGGGCAGGCGTGGACTCCGCCCACGTGGGACGAGATCGTCAGTACGCACAGCGCCCGCGTCTACCGCCTGGCCTACCGTCTGACGGGCAATCAGCACGACGCCGAGGACCTCACGCAGGAGGTCTTCGTCCGTGTCTTCCGCTCCCTCTCGACCTACTCGCCGGGCACCTTCGAGGGCTGGCTGCACCGCATCACCACGAACCTCTTCCTGGACATGGTCCGGCGCAAGCAGCGCATCCGCTTCGACGCCCTCGGCGACGACGCGGCCGAGCGCCTGCCCAGCCGCGAACCCACCCCGCAACAGCTCTTCAACGACGCGCACTTCGACGCCGACGTCCAGCAGGCACTCGACACCCTGGCGCCGGAGTTCCGCGCCGCGGTCGTCCTGTGCGACATCGAGGGACTGTCCTACGAGGAGATCGCCGCGACCCTCGGCGTCAAGCTCGGCACGGTCCGCTCCCGTATCCACCGCGGGCGCTCGCAGCTCCGCAAGGCCCTCGCGCACCGCTCCCCGGAGGCCCGCGCGGCCGAGCGGCGCTCCTTCATGGCCCGTGTCCCCGCTCTGGGGGGAGGGGGCGCGACCGCGTGA
- a CDS encoding O-methyltransferase gives MCGFPRPTDTVTPRQPRGRERVITANRQTSWAFADAFVAEDEALRWARDRAREAGLRSVSPGAGAALRLLAASVDAKAVAEIGTGCGVSGIHLLHGMRPDGVLTTVDPEPEHQQFARQAFRACGFASNRARFIPGRALEVLPRLADAGYDLVFCDGDRLEYLDYLAESLRLLRHGGLVVFEGVFANGRTVDSGPQPTEVLRLRELLRAVRESGELIPSLLPVGDGLLCAVKR, from the coding sequence ATCTGCGGGTTCCCGAGGCCAACGGATACAGTCACGCCCAGGCAACCACGGGGACGGGAGAGGGTCATTACCGCCAACCGGCAGACGAGCTGGGCGTTCGCCGACGCCTTTGTCGCCGAGGACGAAGCGCTGCGCTGGGCCCGCGACCGGGCCCGCGAGGCAGGGCTGCGCTCGGTGTCGCCCGGCGCGGGCGCCGCGCTGCGACTGCTCGCCGCCTCCGTGGACGCGAAGGCGGTCGCCGAGATCGGCACCGGCTGCGGGGTGTCCGGAATCCATCTGCTGCACGGCATGCGTCCGGACGGGGTGCTCACCACGGTGGACCCGGAGCCGGAGCACCAGCAGTTCGCCCGGCAGGCCTTCCGCGCCTGCGGCTTCGCCAGCAACCGGGCCCGCTTCATCCCCGGCCGCGCGCTGGAGGTACTGCCCCGGCTCGCGGACGCCGGCTACGACCTGGTCTTCTGCGACGGGGACCGGCTGGAGTACCTCGACTACCTCGCTGAATCGTTGCGCCTGCTGCGGCACGGCGGCCTGGTGGTCTTCGAGGGGGTCTTCGCCAACGGCCGTACCGTCGACTCGGGACCGCAGCCCACGGAGGTCCTGCGGCTGCGGGAACTGCTGCGCGCGGTGCGCGAGAGCGGGGAGCTGATCCCGTCGCTGCTGCCGGTGGGCGACGGGCTGCTGTGCGCCGTCAAGCGGTGA
- a CDS encoding sec-independent translocase, with product MFNDIGPLELVTIVVLAVLVFGPDKLPKVIQDVTRTIRKIREFSESAKDDIRTELGPEFKDFEFEDLNPKTFIRKQLDNEDLGLKEIRNGFDLKKEMAEVTDAVNSRDNGSAGSSSSGGRIDMTKKPEEPGEDHRPPFDADAT from the coding sequence GTGTTCAATGACATAGGGCCACTCGAGCTGGTGACGATCGTCGTGCTCGCCGTGCTCGTCTTCGGTCCGGACAAGCTCCCGAAGGTCATTCAGGACGTCACGCGCACGATCCGGAAGATCCGCGAGTTCTCGGAGAGCGCCAAGGACGACATCCGCACCGAACTGGGCCCGGAGTTCAAGGACTTCGAGTTCGAGGACCTCAACCCCAAGACGTTCATCCGCAAGCAGCTGGACAACGAGGACCTCGGGCTGAAGGAGATCCGCAACGGCTTCGACCTGAAGAAGGAGATGGCCGAGGTCACGGATGCCGTCAACAGCCGGGACAACGGGTCCGCGGGCTCTTCCTCCTCGGGTGGGCGTATCGACATGACCAAGAAGCCCGAGGAACCCGGCGAGGACCACCGGCCCCCCTTCGACGCGGACGCCACCTGA
- a CDS encoding enoyl-CoA hydratase/isomerase family protein, translating into MADTVLYEVSDGLATITLNRPEAMNALNIATKSALREAAESAAGDTAVRAILLTAAGERAFCVGQDLKEHIGLLVSDREAGTRHTMNTVKDHYNPIVRALAGAPKPVVAAVNGVAAGAGFGFALAADHRVVADTASFNTSFAGVALTADSGISWTLPRVIGPSRAADLLLFPRSISAQDALELGIANRVVPAAELRAEAERTARALAEGPTVAYAAIKEAVAYGLTHSLAETLEKEDELQTRAGASEDHAIAVQAFVNKEKPKYLGR; encoded by the coding sequence ATGGCCGACACCGTGCTCTACGAGGTGAGCGACGGACTCGCGACGATCACGCTGAACCGCCCCGAAGCGATGAACGCGCTGAACATCGCGACCAAGTCCGCTCTCCGGGAGGCGGCGGAATCCGCGGCCGGGGACACGGCCGTACGGGCGATCCTGCTCACCGCGGCCGGGGAGCGGGCCTTCTGCGTGGGCCAGGACCTCAAGGAGCACATCGGGCTGCTCGTCAGCGACCGGGAGGCCGGGACCAGGCACACGATGAACACGGTCAAGGACCACTACAACCCGATCGTGCGGGCCCTCGCCGGGGCGCCCAAGCCGGTGGTCGCCGCGGTCAACGGCGTCGCGGCCGGCGCCGGATTCGGTTTCGCGCTCGCCGCGGACCACCGCGTCGTGGCGGACACCGCGTCCTTCAACACGTCGTTCGCGGGCGTGGCCCTGACCGCCGACTCCGGCATCTCCTGGACGCTGCCCCGGGTGATCGGCCCGAGCCGCGCCGCCGACCTGCTGCTCTTCCCGCGCAGCATCAGCGCGCAGGACGCGCTGGAGCTGGGGATCGCCAACCGGGTCGTCCCCGCCGCCGAGCTGCGCGCCGAGGCGGAGCGGACGGCGCGGGCGCTGGCCGAGGGGCCGACGGTGGCGTACGCGGCGATCAAGGAGGCGGTGGCCTACGGGCTGACGCACTCCCTGGCGGAGACGCTGGAGAAGGAGGACGAGCTCCAGACGCGCGCCGGTGCGTCCGAGGACCACGCGATCGCCGTGCAGGCGTTCGTGAACAAGGAGAAGCCGAAGTACCTGGGCCGCTGA
- a CDS encoding S1C family serine protease: MNEGNRVPPEPDPAGAAGTTPADFESVRPATTPEIAAEGTGDFELARPVRVPADAGAPAGESAWSAAADRPRPLHDPDPYSTPPYGEPGPWAPAPPVQHPSTTPAQGTAVLPPGMAAAMPAAPASVPVAPEPVQGAAVLPPGMPAAPAPVPVAPEPAQGTAVLPPGMAAAPPPASAPGLVAPEPAPGTAVLPSGLPATTPSASAPGPGASETAHDTAVPAPRGAACAPLAPVSPAPASVAPEAAHAAAVPAPGASVPEPEGQGPWGRYDPWAAGAPEEQPAGNGPLQQTGAAVATVGQRRRRARRLAVGWTLLVACVSAAVGGVAGAYVEREGLGGEVHLPQAGSVPAGRAPDSVAGIAARALPSVVTLHVTGADEAGTGTGFVLDGQGHILTNNHVVEPAGSGGEISVTFSTGDTVKAKVVGRDSGYDLAVVQVHGVHGLTPLPLGNSDDVRVGDPVVAIGAPFDLANTVTSGIISAKERPITAGGEKGDGSDVSYVDALQTDAPINPGNSGGPLLDSRARVVGINSAIRSAGSGSGSGDGQAGSIGLGFAIPVNQARRVAEELINDGRATHPVIGVTLDMGYTGDGARIDDKSAGGGPAVIKGGPGERAGLEGGDVITEVGGERVHSGEELIVKIRAHRPGDRLRLTVERGGTDREVSLVLGASEQN, encoded by the coding sequence ATGAACGAGGGGAACCGTGTCCCGCCGGAGCCGGATCCGGCGGGAGCGGCGGGGACGACGCCGGCCGACTTCGAGTCGGTCCGTCCGGCGACCACGCCCGAGATCGCGGCCGAGGGCACCGGGGACTTCGAACTGGCGCGTCCCGTGCGGGTCCCGGCGGACGCCGGCGCGCCCGCCGGGGAATCCGCCTGGTCGGCGGCCGCCGACCGGCCCAGGCCGCTGCACGACCCCGACCCCTACAGCACCCCTCCGTACGGCGAGCCCGGCCCATGGGCCCCGGCACCGCCGGTACAACACCCCTCGACCACCCCGGCGCAGGGCACGGCCGTCCTTCCGCCGGGTATGGCCGCGGCGATGCCTGCGGCTCCCGCGTCGGTGCCGGTTGCGCCTGAACCGGTGCAGGGCGCGGCCGTCCTTCCGCCGGGTATGCCCGCGGCTCCCGCGCCGGTGCCGGTTGCGCCCGAACCGGCGCAGGGCACGGCCGTCCTTCCGCCCGGCATGGCCGCGGCGCCGCCGCCGGCTTCCGCGCCAGGGCTGGTTGCGCCCGAACCGGCTCCCGGCACGGCCGTCCTTCCGTCCGGCCTTCCCGCGACGACACCGTCGGCTTCCGCGCCAGGGCCGGGGGCTTCGGAAACGGCACACGACACCGCCGTACCCGCGCCCAGGGGCGCCGCTTGCGCGCCACTCGCTCCCGTGTCGCCTGCGCCCGCCTCCGTGGCGCCCGAGGCGGCGCACGCCGCAGCCGTACCCGCTCCCGGTGCCTCGGTGCCGGAGCCGGAGGGGCAGGGGCCCTGGGGGCGGTACGACCCCTGGGCCGCCGGTGCGCCCGAGGAGCAGCCGGCCGGGAACGGGCCGCTGCAGCAGACCGGTGCCGCCGTGGCGACGGTCGGGCAGCGGCGCCGACGGGCCAGGCGGCTGGCGGTGGGGTGGACGCTGCTGGTCGCCTGTGTCTCCGCGGCCGTCGGCGGCGTCGCGGGCGCGTACGTCGAGCGCGAGGGACTGGGCGGCGAGGTGCACCTGCCGCAGGCCGGGAGCGTGCCCGCCGGACGCGCGCCGGACAGCGTGGCCGGGATCGCCGCCCGTGCCCTGCCCAGCGTCGTCACCCTGCACGTCACCGGCGCCGACGAGGCGGGTACCGGCACCGGCTTCGTGCTCGACGGCCAGGGGCACATCCTCACCAACAACCACGTCGTCGAGCCCGCCGGATCCGGCGGCGAGATATCCGTGACGTTCAGCACCGGCGACACCGTCAAGGCCAAGGTCGTCGGCCGTGACAGCGGCTACGACCTCGCCGTGGTCCAGGTGCACGGCGTGCACGGCCTCACCCCGCTGCCCCTCGGCAACTCCGACGACGTCCGGGTCGGCGATCCCGTCGTCGCCATCGGCGCCCCCTTCGACCTGGCCAACACCGTGACCTCCGGCATCATCAGCGCCAAGGAGCGGCCCATCACGGCCGGCGGCGAGAAGGGCGACGGCAGCGACGTCAGCTACGTCGACGCCCTCCAGACCGACGCGCCCATCAATCCGGGCAACTCCGGCGGCCCGCTGCTCGACTCCCGGGCCCGGGTCGTCGGCATCAACTCCGCCATCCGCTCCGCCGGCAGCGGCTCCGGGTCGGGCGACGGCCAGGCCGGCTCCATCGGACTCGGCTTCGCCATCCCCGTGAACCAGGCCAGGCGGGTCGCCGAGGAGCTGATCAACGACGGCCGGGCCACCCACCCGGTGATCGGCGTCACCCTCGACATGGGCTACACGGGTGACGGCGCCCGCATCGACGACAAGAGCGCGGGCGGCGGCCCCGCCGTCATCAAGGGCGGCCCCGGCGAACGGGCGGGTCTCGAGGGCGGCGACGTCATCACCGAGGTCGGCGGGGAGCGCGTCCACAGCGGCGAGGAGCTGATCGTGAAGATCCGCGCCCACCGCCCCGGCGACCGGCTGCGCCTGACGGTCGAACGCGGGGGGACCGACCGGGAGGTCTCACTCGTGCTGGGCGCCTCGGAGCAGAACTGA